One part of the Streptomyces lydicus genome encodes these proteins:
- a CDS encoding amino acid ABC transporter permease, producing the protein MSVDVDKPAQPPADAPPPQPEPIKAIPVRHYGRWVAAVVVVGLIALLFRAFASGNVNWGAIPQYMFNADILKGLRNTLLITVLSMIIGVVGGVILAVMRQSKNPVTSSVAWFYVWFFRGTPVYVQLFLWFNLGLVFQYIDIMPIYKDEWSDFMTPFLCALLGLGLNEAAYMAEICRAGLNAVDEGQTEAAHALGMSHAKTLRRIIVPQAMRVIVPPTGNEVINMLKTSSLVIAVQYYDLLQAAQNVGRDSGVVVEMLILAAAWYLIATTVLSIGQYYLERYYARGSSRQLPPTPLQRAKARLSGGFHRAGGAA; encoded by the coding sequence GTGTCAGTTGACGTCGACAAGCCGGCGCAGCCGCCGGCTGACGCTCCGCCGCCCCAGCCCGAGCCGATCAAAGCCATCCCGGTCCGCCACTACGGCCGCTGGGTGGCGGCGGTCGTCGTCGTCGGGCTGATCGCCCTGCTCTTCAGGGCCTTCGCCTCCGGGAACGTCAACTGGGGCGCCATTCCCCAGTACATGTTCAACGCGGACATCCTCAAGGGTCTGCGCAACACCCTGCTGATCACCGTGCTCTCGATGATCATCGGTGTCGTGGGCGGCGTGATCCTCGCGGTGATGCGCCAGTCCAAGAACCCGGTGACGTCGTCCGTGGCCTGGTTCTACGTCTGGTTCTTCCGCGGCACGCCGGTCTACGTCCAGCTGTTCCTGTGGTTCAACCTCGGCCTGGTCTTCCAGTACATCGACATCATGCCGATCTACAAGGACGAGTGGTCGGACTTCATGACCCCGTTCCTGTGCGCGCTGCTGGGCCTCGGCCTGAACGAGGCGGCCTACATGGCGGAGATCTGCCGGGCCGGCCTGAACGCGGTCGACGAGGGCCAGACCGAGGCCGCGCACGCGCTGGGCATGAGCCACGCCAAGACGCTGCGCCGGATCATCGTCCCGCAGGCCATGCGGGTGATCGTGCCGCCGACCGGCAACGAGGTCATCAACATGCTGAAGACCTCCTCGCTGGTGATCGCGGTGCAGTACTACGACCTGTTGCAGGCGGCGCAGAACGTCGGCCGGGACTCGGGCGTCGTGGTCGAGATGCTGATCCTCGCCGCCGCCTGGTACCTGATCGCCACCACGGTGCTGAGCATCGGGCAGTACTACCTGGAGCGCTACTACGCCCGCGGATCCAGCCGCCAGCTCCCGCCCACTCCGCTCCAGCGCGCCAAGGCGAGGCTGTCCGGCGGCTTCCACCGCGCCGGAGGTGCGGCATGA
- the sodN gene encoding superoxide dismutase, Ni, whose translation MLSRLFAPKVKVSAHCDLPCGVYDPAQARIEAESVKAVQEKYQANEDADFRTRAVLIKEQRAELAKHHVSVLWSDYFKPPHFEKYPELHQLVNDTLKALSAAKGSNDPATGQKALDYIAQIDKIFWETKKA comes from the coding sequence ATGCTTTCGCGCCTGTTCGCCCCCAAGGTGAAGGTCAGCGCCCACTGCGACCTGCCCTGCGGCGTGTACGACCCGGCCCAGGCCCGCATCGAGGCCGAGTCGGTCAAGGCCGTCCAGGAGAAGTACCAGGCCAACGAGGACGCGGACTTCCGCACTCGCGCCGTCCTGATCAAGGAGCAGCGCGCCGAGCTGGCCAAGCACCACGTCTCCGTGCTGTGGAGCGACTACTTCAAGCCCCCGCACTTCGAGAAGTACCCGGAGCTGCACCAGCTGGTCAACGACACCCTCAAGGCCCTCAGCGCCGCCAAGGGTTCGAACGACCCGGCCACCGGCCAGAAGGCCCTGGACTACATCGCCCAGATCGACAAGATCTTCTGGGAGACCAAGAAGGCTTGA
- a CDS encoding amino acid ABC transporter ATP-binding protein, with amino-acid sequence MVLAEGVHKSFGAAHILKGIDLEVAPREVFCLIGPSGSGKSTFLRCINHLEKVNAGRLSVDGELVGYREHNGKLYELRDREVAARRRDIGMVFQRFNLFPHMTAIENVMEAPIQVKGESKAAARERATKLLDRVGLADKAGNYPSQLSGGQQQRVAIARALAMEPKLMLFDEPTSALDPELVGDVLDVMKDLAADGMTMIVVTHEMGFAREVGDSLVFMDDGVVVESGHPREVLTNPQHDRTKSFLSKVL; translated from the coding sequence ATGGTCCTGGCCGAGGGCGTCCACAAGTCCTTCGGCGCGGCCCACATCCTCAAGGGCATCGACCTGGAGGTCGCGCCCCGGGAGGTCTTCTGCCTGATCGGCCCGTCCGGCTCCGGCAAGTCGACGTTCCTGCGCTGCATCAACCACCTGGAGAAGGTCAACGCCGGACGCCTGTCGGTCGACGGCGAGCTGGTCGGCTACCGCGAGCACAACGGCAAGCTCTACGAGCTGCGTGACCGCGAGGTCGCCGCCCGCCGCCGCGACATCGGCATGGTCTTCCAGCGCTTCAACCTCTTCCCGCACATGACCGCGATCGAGAACGTCATGGAGGCGCCGATCCAGGTCAAGGGCGAGTCCAAGGCCGCCGCCCGGGAGCGCGCGACCAAGCTGCTGGACCGCGTCGGCCTCGCCGACAAGGCCGGGAACTACCCCTCGCAGCTCTCCGGCGGCCAGCAGCAGCGCGTCGCCATCGCCCGGGCGCTGGCGATGGAGCCCAAGCTGATGCTCTTCGACGAGCCGACGTCGGCGCTCGACCCGGAGCTGGTCGGTGACGTCCTGGACGTCATGAAGGACCTGGCGGCGGACGGTATGACGATGATCGTCGTGACCCATGAGATGGGCTTCGCCCGCGAGGTCGGCGACTCGCTGGTCTTCATGGACGACGGCGTGGTCGTCGAGTCCGGCCACCCCCGCGAGGTGCTCACCAACCCCCAGCACGACCGGACGAAGTCCTTCCTGTCCAAGGTGCTGTAA
- a CDS encoding HutD/Ves family protein, with protein MTGEVHLLRAAERSAAPWSNGGGVTREVAAHPPGAGWDGFAWRVSLAEVGRDGPYSPLPGVRRILTVVEGGGLELTVDGTRHLLADRYRPFAFPGGAATDCRLLAGPVVNLNVMLRDGRAAATVETVRGTRALPTTRSADPDAEVPDALVVVALQGPALLAVAERPPVRLGRFDAALLSGTRTAAAELRTEGTAAVIALTAGR; from the coding sequence GTGACCGGGGAGGTCCACCTCCTGCGGGCGGCGGAGCGGTCCGCCGCCCCGTGGAGCAACGGCGGCGGGGTGACCCGCGAGGTCGCCGCCCACCCGCCGGGCGCCGGCTGGGACGGCTTCGCCTGGCGGGTCAGCCTGGCCGAGGTCGGCCGGGACGGCCCGTACTCGCCGCTGCCCGGCGTCCGGCGGATCCTCACCGTCGTCGAAGGCGGCGGGCTGGAGCTGACCGTGGACGGCACGCGCCACCTCCTCGCGGACCGGTACCGCCCGTTCGCCTTCCCCGGCGGTGCCGCCACCGACTGCCGGCTGCTCGCCGGCCCGGTCGTCAACCTCAATGTGATGCTCCGGGACGGGCGGGCGGCGGCCACCGTCGAGACCGTACGGGGCACCCGGGCGCTGCCGACGACCCGGTCGGCGGACCCGGACGCCGAGGTCCCGGACGCCCTCGTGGTGGTGGCGCTCCAGGGGCCCGCCCTGCTCGCGGTGGCCGAACGGCCGCCGGTGCGGCTGGGGCGGTTCGACGCGGCGCTGCTGTCGGGGACGCGCACGGCGGCCGCCGAACTGCGGACCGAGGGCACCGCGGCGGTCATCGCCCTCACCGCCGGCCGCTGA
- the sodX gene encoding nickel-type superoxide dismutase maturation protease produces MPERVHERGPGQGEGAEHGPERAGGLRAFGLAEVYNPSMVPTLLPGDQLVVRYGAAVRPGDVVVLRHPFRQDLLIVKRAVRRCDGGWWVQGDNPFVENDSREFGAVPDELVIARAWVRLRPPRGIQRSVAGVVSWAVSAVRPVRAARSLSRRLRAR; encoded by the coding sequence ATGCCGGAGCGGGTGCACGAGCGCGGGCCGGGGCAGGGCGAGGGTGCGGAGCACGGGCCGGAGCGGGCCGGCGGCCTGCGGGCCTTCGGGCTGGCCGAGGTCTACAACCCGTCAATGGTGCCGACGCTGCTCCCCGGTGACCAGCTGGTGGTCCGGTACGGGGCGGCGGTGCGGCCCGGTGACGTGGTGGTGCTGCGGCACCCGTTCCGGCAGGACCTGCTGATCGTCAAGCGTGCGGTACGGCGGTGCGACGGCGGCTGGTGGGTCCAGGGGGACAACCCGTTCGTCGAGAACGACAGCCGGGAATTCGGGGCGGTACCGGACGAACTGGTCATCGCCCGCGCCTGGGTGCGCCTGCGGCCGCCGCGCGGCATTCAGCGCTCGGTCGCCGGGGTGGTGTCCTGGGCGGTCTCGGCGGTCCGCCCCGTACGGGCCGCGCGCTCGCTCTCCAGGCGCTTGCGGGCGCGGTAG
- a CDS encoding NAD(P)-dependent malic enzyme produces MAAEIVNPRSDGNTGADEGAGTAPDDTFDPAFALHRGGKMAIQATVPVRNRDDLSLAYTPGVAKVCSAIAEQPELVHDYTWKSQVVAVVTDGTAVLGLGDIGPEASLPVMEGKAILFKQFGGVDAVPIALATTDTDEIVDTVVRLAPSFGGVNLEDISAPRCFEIERRLQEALDIPVFHDDQHGTAVVTLAALRNAAKLTDRSLGQLRAVISGAGAAGVAIAKILIEAGIGDVAVCDRKGIVSADRDDLTDVKREVAGFTNKAQLTGSLEQALDGADVFIGVSGGTVPEAAVAKMAKNSLIFAMANPNPEIHPDVAHKYAAVVATGRSDFPNQINNVLAFPGIFAGAMQVRASRITEGMKLAAAEALAAVVADELSADRVIPSPFDERVAPAVTSAVAAAARAEGVARR; encoded by the coding sequence GTGGCAGCGGAGATCGTCAATCCTCGCAGCGACGGCAATACGGGCGCGGACGAAGGGGCGGGCACGGCGCCCGACGACACCTTCGATCCCGCCTTCGCGCTGCACCGCGGCGGCAAAATGGCCATCCAGGCGACCGTCCCGGTGCGTAACAGGGACGACCTGTCCCTCGCCTACACGCCGGGCGTGGCCAAGGTGTGCAGCGCCATCGCGGAGCAGCCCGAGCTCGTGCACGACTACACCTGGAAGTCCCAGGTCGTGGCCGTCGTCACGGACGGCACAGCGGTGCTGGGCCTCGGTGACATCGGCCCGGAGGCATCCCTCCCCGTGATGGAGGGCAAGGCCATCCTCTTCAAGCAGTTCGGCGGGGTGGACGCGGTGCCGATCGCGCTCGCCACCACCGACACCGACGAGATCGTCGACACCGTCGTCCGGCTCGCCCCGTCCTTCGGCGGCGTCAACCTGGAGGACATCTCGGCGCCCCGGTGCTTCGAGATCGAGCGCCGGCTCCAGGAAGCCCTGGACATCCCGGTCTTCCACGACGACCAGCACGGCACCGCCGTGGTCACGCTGGCCGCGCTGCGCAACGCCGCCAAGCTGACCGACCGGTCGCTGGGCCAGCTGCGGGCGGTCATCTCGGGCGCCGGCGCGGCCGGGGTCGCCATCGCCAAGATCCTCATCGAGGCGGGCATCGGAGACGTCGCGGTCTGCGACCGCAAGGGCATCGTCTCCGCCGACCGCGACGACCTCACCGACGTCAAGCGCGAGGTGGCCGGCTTCACCAACAAGGCGCAGCTGACCGGCTCGCTGGAGCAGGCGCTGGACGGCGCCGACGTCTTCATCGGGGTCTCCGGCGGCACGGTGCCGGAGGCGGCGGTGGCGAAGATGGCGAAGAACTCGCTGATCTTCGCGATGGCCAACCCGAACCCGGAGATCCACCCGGACGTCGCGCACAAGTACGCGGCGGTCGTCGCCACCGGGCGCAGCGACTTCCCCAACCAGATCAACAACGTGCTGGCCTTCCCGGGGATCTTCGCCGGAGCCATGCAGGTGCGGGCCTCGCGGATCACGGAGGGCATGAAGCTCGCCGCCGCCGAGGCGCTGGCCGCCGTCGTCGCCGATGAACTCAGCGCCGACCGGGTCATCCCCTCGCCGTTCGACGAGCGGGTCGCGCCGGCCGTCACCTCCGCCGTCGCGGCGGCCGCCCGCGCCGAGGGCGTGGCGCGCCGCTGA
- a CDS encoding antibiotic biosynthesis monooxygenase gives MPLSTDFPDARRPDAATVLVSPWIVPAAGLQAPAAASVLAEWEHRRRPDAMLSLTAFLSTDGSHVLHYAQWTNDDDHREWVRTGRPAVVRRIDGAVDGIRRPGPVRYRCHRSHVPAGTAGLRPGLLVTPAHSTDGPAAQRALADTVVEVLREERVPGLLGVHLHLSRDGRRVLRYTEWTDDAAWHAYVDQGRAARLDAALAGLPGVAPAPAAHPELPAVPRYHLYGSLLNVAPPQGA, from the coding sequence ATGCCGCTGTCCACCGACTTCCCCGACGCCCGCCGGCCGGACGCCGCCACGGTCCTCGTCAGCCCCTGGATCGTGCCGGCCGCCGGTCTCCAGGCGCCGGCGGCCGCGTCCGTCCTCGCCGAATGGGAGCACCGGCGGCGCCCGGACGCGATGCTCTCGCTGACCGCCTTCCTGAGCACCGACGGCAGCCATGTCCTCCACTACGCGCAGTGGACCAACGACGACGACCACCGGGAGTGGGTGCGCACCGGACGCCCCGCCGTCGTCCGCCGGATCGACGGGGCCGTCGACGGCATCCGCCGGCCCGGCCCGGTGCGCTACCGGTGCCACCGCAGCCATGTGCCGGCGGGGACGGCCGGGCTGCGCCCCGGTCTCCTGGTCACCCCGGCCCACTCCACGGACGGCCCGGCCGCCCAGCGGGCGCTCGCCGACACCGTCGTCGAGGTGCTGCGCGAGGAACGGGTGCCGGGCCTGCTCGGCGTCCACCTCCACCTCAGCCGGGACGGCCGGCGGGTGCTCCGGTACACGGAGTGGACCGACGACGCGGCGTGGCACGCGTACGTCGATCAGGGCCGTGCGGCGCGGCTGGACGCGGCCCTCGCCGGCCTGCCGGGCGTGGCCCCCGCCCCGGCCGCCCACCCGGAGCTGCCGGCGGTTCCGCGGTACCACCTGTACGGCAGCCTGCTCAACGTCGCTCCCCCGCAAGGAGCCTGA
- a CDS encoding ABC transporter substrate-binding protein, which produces MTASTTRRPATGRSRKAVAAAAAVVASLMLLSACGDQTDAAIARREAQKNRNVNAPLFKMLPKDVQEKGLLQVGSDITYKPVEFRSNGAIEGIDPDLAAAMSKQLGIKLNFNNATFDTLMGGLKSKRYDIAMSAMTDTKERQQGIDSNTGKKIGQGVDFIDYLNVGVSLYTQKGKTKGVDGWETLCGKKLAVQRGTVSHDLAKDKSKACEKNDQQPISIEAYDNDSEAQTRLRTGGVDAVSSDYPVAAYAVKVSGHGNDFQMVGGAPLKAAPYGIAVPKGQEKLRDALKAAVERTIKNGSYAKVLDKWDVKDAAVKEVQLNGGS; this is translated from the coding sequence ATGACCGCAAGCACCACCCGTCGCCCGGCCACCGGCAGGTCACGCAAAGCCGTGGCCGCCGCGGCTGCGGTCGTCGCCTCGCTGATGCTGCTCAGCGCCTGCGGCGACCAGACGGACGCGGCCATCGCCCGGCGTGAGGCGCAGAAGAACCGCAACGTCAACGCGCCGCTGTTCAAGATGCTGCCGAAGGACGTCCAGGAGAAGGGCCTGCTGCAGGTCGGCTCGGACATCACCTACAAGCCGGTGGAGTTCCGCTCCAACGGCGCGATCGAGGGCATCGACCCGGACCTCGCGGCGGCGATGAGCAAGCAGCTGGGCATCAAGCTCAACTTCAACAACGCCACCTTCGACACCCTCATGGGCGGGCTGAAGTCCAAGCGCTACGACATCGCGATGTCGGCGATGACCGACACCAAGGAGCGCCAGCAGGGCATCGACAGCAACACCGGCAAGAAGATCGGCCAGGGCGTCGACTTCATCGACTACCTCAACGTCGGCGTCTCGCTCTACACCCAGAAGGGCAAGACCAAGGGCGTCGACGGCTGGGAGACGCTCTGCGGCAAGAAGCTCGCGGTGCAGCGCGGCACGGTCTCGCACGACCTGGCCAAGGACAAGTCGAAGGCTTGCGAGAAGAACGACCAGCAGCCGATCTCCATCGAGGCGTACGACAACGACTCCGAGGCCCAGACCCGGCTGCGCACCGGCGGCGTGGACGCCGTCTCCAGCGACTACCCGGTCGCCGCGTACGCGGTGAAGGTCTCCGGCCACGGCAACGACTTCCAGATGGTCGGCGGCGCACCGCTCAAGGCGGCGCCGTACGGCATCGCGGTCCCCAAGGGCCAGGAGAAGCTGCGCGACGCGCTCAAGGCAGCCGTGGAACGCACGATCAAGAACGGCTCGTACGCCAAGGTCCTGGACAAGTGGGACGTCAAGGACGCGGCGGTCAAGGAAGTGCAGCTCAACGGCGGCAGCTGA
- a CDS encoding SCO5918 family protein — protein sequence MRCVIARFPFDLIKTEVQDVMKGVTPEPVTGESVLIGRRQYPVKQVGEIITGQDRRDFTAGEVTRALTRLGFECRPAAGAVPPTPVTPLEAASALLGDPPQS from the coding sequence ATGCGCTGTGTCATCGCCCGTTTCCCCTTCGACCTGATCAAGACCGAGGTACAGGACGTGATGAAGGGCGTCACGCCCGAACCCGTCACGGGTGAGTCCGTACTCATCGGCCGCCGCCAGTACCCCGTCAAGCAGGTCGGGGAGATCATCACCGGCCAGGACCGCCGGGACTTCACCGCCGGTGAGGTGACCCGGGCCCTGACCCGCCTCGGCTTCGAGTGCCGCCCCGCCGCCGGGGCCGTCCCCCCGACCCCGGTCACCCCCCTGGAGGCGGCATCCGCCCTGCTGGGGGACCCGCCGCAGAGCTGA
- a CDS encoding class I SAM-dependent methyltransferase, which produces MTETVVGADWQAWQNSWDRQQEWYLPDREERFRVMLDMVEALVGREPRVLDLACGTGSISDRLLKRFPRAESVGVDLDPALLAIAEGYFEGESRVRFVRADLKDPRWTEKLPHDSYDAVLTATALHWLHTEELRGLYGQLGALVRDGGVFLNADRMPEESTPRINAAERAFRHARMDEAKASGAVDWSAWWQLAAADPRLAAPTAERFAIYGEHADGDTPAAAWHAAALRDAGFGEARAVWSSPTDALVLGLK; this is translated from the coding sequence ATGACCGAGACCGTCGTCGGCGCCGATTGGCAGGCGTGGCAGAACAGTTGGGACCGTCAGCAGGAGTGGTACCTCCCCGACCGCGAGGAGCGGTTCCGGGTGATGCTCGACATGGTCGAGGCGCTGGTGGGCCGCGAGCCCCGGGTGCTGGATCTGGCGTGCGGTACGGGCAGTATCTCCGACCGGCTGCTCAAGCGGTTCCCCAGGGCCGAGAGCGTGGGCGTCGATCTGGATCCCGCGCTGCTGGCCATCGCCGAAGGGTACTTCGAGGGCGAGTCCCGGGTCCGCTTCGTACGGGCCGACCTGAAGGACCCCCGGTGGACCGAGAAGCTGCCGCACGACAGCTACGACGCGGTGCTCACCGCCACCGCGCTGCACTGGCTGCACACCGAGGAGCTGCGCGGGCTCTACGGCCAGCTCGGCGCCCTCGTCCGTGACGGCGGGGTCTTCCTCAACGCCGACCGCATGCCCGAGGAGTCCACCCCGCGGATCAACGCCGCCGAGCGGGCCTTCCGGCACGCGCGGATGGACGAGGCGAAGGCGTCCGGCGCGGTCGATTGGTCCGCATGGTGGCAACTGGCCGCCGCCGACCCGCGGCTGGCCGCGCCGACCGCCGAGCGCTTCGCGATCTACGGCGAGCACGCCGACGGCGACACCCCGGCGGCCGCGTGGCACGCCGCCGCGCTGCGCGACGCGGGCTTCGGTGAGGCCCGCGCGGTGTGGTCCTCGCCCACCGACGCGCTGGTACTGGGGCTGAAGTAA
- a CDS encoding helix-turn-helix domain-containing protein gives MTEATDLAERAGDQDPRVGLRAVAALRRLLEQLEAVQVRSARAKGWSWQEIAAELGVSRQAVHKKHGRR, from the coding sequence ATGACCGAAGCGACGGATCTCGCCGAGCGGGCGGGTGATCAGGACCCCAGGGTCGGACTGCGGGCGGTGGCCGCGCTCCGGCGGCTGCTGGAGCAGCTCGAAGCCGTACAGGTGCGCAGTGCGCGAGCCAAGGGCTGGTCGTGGCAGGAGATCGCGGCGGAGCTCGGGGTCAGCAGGCAGGCAGTGCACAAGAAGCACGGGAGGCGCTGA
- a CDS encoding Clp protease N-terminal domain-containing protein, which yields MFEKFTADARAVVRGAAQQAERTGSGTVGEPELLLALLDRAESPAATALGALGVRERRASVARALAEVRRRGGITAQDAAALAGLGIDVDEIVTRVERAHGAGALAAARPAGRRGRARRPFTAEAKAVLERALRIAVGRGERHLGDEHLLLALTARPGPAAAVLADHGVTYAEVLRVLEGGGRRRAS from the coding sequence ATGTTCGAGAAGTTCACGGCGGACGCGCGCGCGGTGGTGCGCGGGGCGGCCCAACAGGCGGAACGCACGGGCAGCGGCACGGTCGGCGAACCGGAGCTGCTGCTGGCGTTGCTGGACCGCGCGGAGTCGCCGGCCGCGACGGCGCTCGGCGCGCTCGGTGTCCGGGAGCGGCGCGCGTCGGTGGCCCGGGCCCTGGCGGAGGTGCGCCGGCGCGGCGGGATCACCGCGCAGGACGCGGCGGCGCTGGCCGGGCTCGGCATCGACGTCGACGAGATCGTGACCAGGGTGGAACGGGCGCACGGGGCGGGCGCGTTGGCCGCCGCTCGCCCCGCCGGGCGCCGCGGGCGGGCGCGCCGGCCGTTCACCGCGGAGGCGAAGGCGGTGCTGGAGCGCGCGCTGCGGATCGCGGTCGGCCGCGGCGAGCGGCACCTCGGCGACGAGCATCTGCTGCTGGCCCTCACGGCGCGGCCGGGGCCGGCCGCCGCGGTGCTCGCCGACCACGGGGTGACGTACGCCGAGGTGCTGCGGGTCCTGGAGGGCGGCGGGCGGCGGCGCGCGAGCTGA
- a CDS encoding CGNR zinc finger domain-containing protein, giving the protein MELAYYSDYAVRLVNTEQPERGGDSLTSVEAVRELFGAAQQAARRATDSDVTRLRTVRARLRAVFEAADAGDEVLAVDLLNALMMEFPVSPQISGHEYRDDDGRHKWHMHIADHAANATAGYTATACMGLAFHLTELGVDRLGICEAAPCRNVYLDTSTNRSRRYCSDRCATRANVAAYRARKRLESERAARTGRTAETAQDTTPATER; this is encoded by the coding sequence GTGGAACTGGCCTATTACTCGGACTACGCCGTGCGACTGGTCAACACCGAGCAGCCCGAGCGCGGCGGCGACAGCCTCACCTCGGTCGAGGCCGTACGCGAACTGTTCGGAGCGGCCCAGCAGGCGGCCCGGCGCGCGACCGACAGCGACGTGACCCGGCTGCGTACGGTCCGCGCCCGGCTGCGCGCGGTCTTCGAGGCCGCGGACGCCGGCGACGAGGTGCTGGCCGTGGACCTGCTGAACGCGCTGATGATGGAGTTCCCGGTCAGCCCGCAGATCTCCGGCCACGAGTACCGGGACGACGACGGCCGGCACAAGTGGCACATGCACATCGCCGACCACGCGGCCAACGCGACGGCGGGCTACACCGCGACCGCCTGCATGGGCCTGGCCTTCCACCTGACCGAGCTCGGCGTGGACCGCCTGGGCATCTGCGAGGCGGCCCCCTGCCGCAACGTCTACCTCGACACGTCCACCAACCGCTCGCGGCGCTACTGCTCCGACCGCTGCGCCACCCGTGCCAACGTCGCCGCCTACCGCGCCCGCAAGCGCCTGGAGAGCGAGCGCGCGGCCCGTACGGGGCGGACCGCCGAGACCGCCCAGGACACCACCCCGGCGACCGAGCGCTGA
- a CDS encoding zinc-binding dehydrogenase encodes MFAAYAARIDRDQPLNGLELGERPAPDVRPGWTTVNVKAASLNHHDLWSLRGVGITEDSLPMILGCDAAGIDEDGNEVVLHSVIGQTGHGVGPREKPSILTERYQGTFAEQVTVPAWNVLPKPKELSFAEAACLPTAWLTAYRMLFTNGGVRPGDSVLVQGAGGGVATAAIVLGAAAGLRVFATSRDEAKRKRALELGAEAVFGTGERLPQRVDAVIETVGAATWSHSVKSLKPGGTLVISGATSGFTPESGELNRIFFLELRIVGSTMGTKEELAGLLSFCAAKGIRPVIDSTLPLDRAREGFAKMAQGDLFGKIVLTV; translated from the coding sequence ATGTTTGCTGCCTATGCCGCCCGCATCGACCGTGACCAGCCGCTGAACGGCCTCGAATTGGGGGAGCGCCCGGCCCCCGACGTACGCCCCGGCTGGACGACCGTCAACGTCAAGGCCGCCTCCCTCAACCACCACGACCTGTGGTCGCTGCGCGGCGTCGGCATCACCGAGGACTCGCTGCCGATGATCCTCGGCTGCGACGCCGCCGGGATCGACGAGGACGGCAACGAGGTCGTCCTGCACTCCGTCATCGGCCAGACCGGCCACGGCGTCGGCCCCCGGGAGAAGCCCTCGATCCTCACCGAGCGCTATCAGGGCACCTTCGCCGAACAGGTCACGGTCCCCGCGTGGAACGTCCTGCCGAAGCCGAAGGAGCTGTCGTTCGCGGAGGCCGCCTGTCTGCCGACCGCCTGGCTGACCGCGTACCGGATGCTCTTCACCAACGGGGGCGTACGGCCCGGCGACAGCGTGCTGGTGCAGGGCGCGGGCGGCGGTGTGGCGACCGCCGCGATCGTGCTGGGCGCCGCCGCCGGCCTGCGGGTCTTCGCCACCAGCCGGGACGAGGCGAAGCGCAAGCGCGCGCTGGAGCTGGGCGCGGAGGCGGTGTTCGGCACCGGGGAGCGGCTGCCCCAGCGGGTGGACGCGGTGATCGAGACCGTCGGCGCCGCCACCTGGTCGCACTCGGTCAAGTCGCTCAAGCCCGGCGGCACGCTCGTCATCTCGGGTGCCACCAGCGGCTTCACCCCCGAGAGCGGGGAGCTCAACCGGATCTTCTTCCTGGAGCTGCGGATCGTCGGTTCGACGATGGGCACCAAGGAGGAGTTGGCCGGGCTGCTCAGCTTCTGCGCCGCCAAGGGCATCCGGCCGGTCATCGACTCGACGCTGCCGCTGGACCGGGCGCGCGAGGGCTTCGCGAAGATGGCGCAGGGCGACCTGTTCGGCAAGATCGTGCTGACGGTGTGA